The following coding sequences lie in one Acropora palmata chromosome 3, jaAcrPala1.3, whole genome shotgun sequence genomic window:
- the LOC141876837 gene encoding proteasome subunit beta type-5-like yields MAARVAARSYENLSLKDIFGGRKSDSSYSDAAKDISGNLWNDCRFALPPGCDPVEFLRPFTNGEGDVKIHFDHGTTTLAFKFQHGVIVAVDSRATAGSYIASQTVKKVIEINPYLLGTMAGGAADCSFWERLLAKHCRIYELRNKERISVAAASKLLANMVYNYKGMGLSMGTMICGWDKRGPGLYYVDSDGTRLSNDIFSVGSGSTYAYGVLDSGYKYDLSVEEAYDLGQRSIYHATHRDAYSGGVVNLYHMRQDGWIKVSQTDVAKLHYQYQEEKQN; encoded by the exons ATGGCGGCGCGTGTGGCAGCGAGAAGTTATGAAAATCTTTCACTGAAAGATATCTTTGGAGGTAGAAAGAGTGACTCTTCTTATAGCGACGCAGCTAAAGATATATCAGGGAACTTATGGAATGATTGCCGGTTTGCTCTACCTCCTGGTTGCGAC CCTGTGGAGTTTTTAAGACCATTCACCAATGGAGAAGGAGATGTCAAAATCCACTTTGATCATGGTACAACAACTTTGGCTTTCAAATTCCAACATGGTGTCATTGTTGCAGTGGATTCAAGAGCAACTGCTGGATCTTACATTG CTTCTCAGACTGTGAAGAAAGTGATTGAAATCAATCCATACCTGCTTGGAACAATGGCTGGTGGTGCTGCAGATTGCTCCTTTTGGGAAAGACTGTTGGCAAAACACTGCAG AATTTATGAGCTGCGGAACAAGGAAAGGATTTCTGTGGCAGCAGCATCTAAGCTACTTGCAAACATGGTATATAACTACAAAGGCATGGGACTATCCATG GGAACTATGATATGTGGTTGGGATAAAAGG GGTCCTGGTCTGTACTATGTGGACAGTGATGGGACACGTCTTTCCAATGACATTTTCTCTGTTGGTTCTGGTTCAACATATGCTTATGGTGTGTTGGATAGTGGATACAAATATGATTTATCAGTGGAGGAGGCCTATGACCTGGGCCAGAGATCCATTTACCATGCTACTCACAGAGATGCCTACAGTGGAGGAGTTGTAAACT tgtATCACATGAGGCAAGATGGCTGGATCAAAGTTTCTCAGACAGATGTGGCTAAACTTCATTATCAGTAccaagaagaaaaacagaatTAG
- the LOC141876828 gene encoding uncharacterized protein LOC141876828: MAEVHENSDDEFSIGEDTIREDDRGKEAGKGNKVDGKLPHPPQEDIIYDEVDSYFQPVGTVELTKGQSQNVNGGFDQDKELSTQIESDTKTSVRKIEVSEDSKTSSSSSSDECSADAKEERKKKRLTKKKNKISDGEMPGVENELSELRNKIDSLTRENETMNERVENLSKEKDLVEQSLQDERKNVESLKEELSIAKADLHKHANDEDTATVVEEKEKLIAELRLEIKRLEGDINELKKSIEDSQKEKEISSSDLEDRIKALEAENREKDQQLNSAAEDAEKSLASLHKQEQLVSNLKEEANVLKTKLQLLQEHIASKEKPLSQVLEKEQKTTQENSKLQAKLSNAQTLSAHYESVVQKLRSEITSLKDMNIQLERKSSQIEQRVVAESNRKLQDRIRELEEKVVKVYEEKKKIKTDYDEAVKALEAVDKVYSVRESTLEKYKADYEEATDRLKQNEKEITRLKNDLARNKEKLTHALEYKADREELKDKIRKSKEAIALQKEETEQVRKDLDDERHDLKMAQTRCQERGRKIQMLNLELNEVKDTLKIARNVIEEKENNMKSIKEALEDEKQQKEKLEKKLEIMLHLEEKLKYVEEEKHRLECRLKNTELELKETQTSLEQSHCKRKEQDNTVDLLEKGNKRLNEQLDDKADEIKNLNRNIFELDQEMGEKLKEIVQLESQLDDIRTQYWNLWNSYQNDRDWWKQRAEKVLGRRPKSAPPSRRGPPGEYQRDRMSLASRRLMKRIGPPRLNSSYINSRHKVTRTRPTSAFEGKAPQESSGENTYVKFDSPLNGLSQDGTEETPVLETPPRPPSAPPSGRPRPKRPASSYGIRSEPLPAWGHYDGAGMFGMGYYSDVSPLYNEEDGFDGYHADNGVLSACAVNKGDRVMIQSKITGEEKMNVTGLVKYVGRLGTGGNTPSMFVGLKLDLPDGHVGGKQYFQCPPDQGKVVKMSDIHAKMNPRTRNYSRVRPMTFDS, translated from the exons ATGGCAGAAGTTCACGAAAACAGCGATGATGAG ttttcaattgGTGAAGATACAATAAGAGAAGATGACAGGGGCAAAGAAGCAGGGAAAGGGAATAAAGTTGATGGGAAGTTACCTCATCCACCACAGGAAGACATTATCTATGATGAAGTTGATAGCTATTTTCAGCCTGTGGGTACAGTCGAACTAACAAAGGGCCAAAGCCAGAATGTTAATGGTGGCTTTGACCAAGATAAAGAGCTTTCCACTCAAATTGAAAGTGACACCAAAACAAGTGTTCGTAAAATAGAGGTATCTGAAGATTCCAAAACATCAAGCAGTTCAAGTTCAGATGAGTGCTCTGCAGATGCAAAggaagagagaaagaaaaagagactGACCAAGAAGAAGAATAAGATAAGTGACGGAGAAATGCCTGGGGTTGAAAATGAGCTCAGTGAACTGAGAAACAAAATAGACAGTCTGACAAGGGAAAACGAGACAATGAATGAGAGGGTGGAAAATCTATCCAAGGAAAAAGATTTGGTAGAGCAAAGTCTTCAGgatgaaaggaaaaatgttGAG TCTCTTAAGGAGGAGCTGAGCATAGCAAAAGCAGACCTTCACAAGCATGCAAATGATGAGGATACTGCCACTGTGGTTGAAGAAAAGGAGAAACTGATTGCAGAGCTTagacttgaaataaaaaggctgGAAGGCGATATTAATGAGTTAAAGAAAAGCATTGAGGATTcacagaaagagaaagaaatttcTTCATCAGATCTTGAAGACAGGATAAAAGCACTTGAAGCTGAGAACAGAGAAAAGGATCAGCAGCTGAACAGTGCTGCAGAAGATGCGGAAAAATCACTGGCATCTTTGCACAAACAAGAGCAATTGGTTAGCAATTTAAAGGAGGAAGCCAATGTGCTGAAGACCAAACTTCAGTTACTGCAGGAACACATTGCAAGCAAAGAAAAGCCACTGAGTCAAGTGctggaaaaagaacaaaaaaccACACAAGAAAATTCCAAACTTCAGGCCAAGTTAAGCAATGCTCAAACTCTAAGTGCTCATTATGAAAGTGTTGTTCAGAAACTAAGAAGTGAGATTACTTCTCTAAAGGATATGAACATACAGCTGGAAAGGAAAAGCTCTCAGATTGAGCAAAGGGTTGTGGCGGAATCAAACAGAAAACTACAGGACAGGATCAGagaacttgaagaaaaagTGGTAAAAGTTTAtgaagagaagaagaaaattaagaCAGATTATGATGAAGCTGTGAAAGCATTAGAAGCTGTTGATAAAGTG TACAGTGTCAGGGAGAGTACACtggaaaaatacaaagcagACTATGAAGAAGCAACTGATAGGTTGAAACAAA ATGAAAAGGAGATTACCAGACTCAAAAATGACCTTGCAAGGAACAAGGAGAAACTCACCCATGCTTTGGAGTACAAAGCAGACCGTGAAGAGCTGAAAGACAAGATCAGGAAAAGCAAGGAGGCAATTGCTCTCCAGAAAGAGGAAACTGAACAAGTCAGGAAAGATTTGGATGATGAACGGCATGATCTAAAAATGGCCCA GACTAGATGCCAAGAGCGAGGACGCAAAATCCAGATGCTAAATCTTGAACTAAATGAAGTGAAAGACACTTTGAAG ATTGCTAGGAATGTTattgaggaaaaagaaaataacatgaAAAGCATAAAGGAAGCACTAGAGgatgaaaaacaacagaaagaaaaattagaaaag AAATTAGAAATCATGTTACATCTGGAGGAAAAGCTAAAATATGTAGAAGAAGAAAAGCATAGATTGGAATGTAGACTGAAAAACACGGAACTTGAGCTCAAGGAAACCCAGACAAGTCTAGAACAATCACATTGCAAACGAAAA GAACAAGATAATACAGTTGATCTTTTAGAAAAAGGCAACAAACGGTTGAATGAGCAGTTGGATGATAAAGCGGATGAAATAAAGAATCTTAATAGGAATATCTTTGAATTGGACCAAGAAATGGGTGAGAAACTGAAAGAGATCGTGCAACTGGAAAGTCAGTTAGATGATATAAGAACACAGTACTGGAATTTATGGAACTCCTACCAAAATGATCGAGACTGGTGGAAACAAAGGGCTGAAAAAGTACTGGG AAGACGACCAAAGAGCGCCCCTCCATCCAGAAGGGGACCACCCGGTGAATATCAAAGGGACAGAATGAGCCTAGCGTCCAGGCGCCTAATGAAGAGGATTGGACCACCTCGTCTAAATTCAAGTTATATTAACAGCAGACATAAG GTTACACGAACAAGACCAACTTCTGCCTTTGAGGGAAAAGCACCCCAAGAAAGCTCAGGCGAAAATACATATGTTAAGTTTGACAGTCCGCTAAATGGTCTCTCTCAAGATGGTACAGAAGAAACACCAGTATTAGAAACCCCGCCTAGGCCTCCCAGTGCTCCTCCTTCGGGAAGGCCACGCCCCAAACGCCCAGCTTCATCATATGGTATCAGATCAGAGCCTTTACCCGCATGGGGGCATTACGATGGTGCGGGAATGTTCGGAATGGGTTATTACAGCGACGTAAGTCCCTTATACAACGAGGAGGATGGTTTTGATGGATACCATGCTGATAATGGAGTTCTCTCAGCGTGTGCAGTTAACAAAGGAGATCGGGTTATGATCCAGAGCAAAATAACTG gagaagaaaaaatgaatgttaCAGGACTTGTAAAATATGTGGGAAGGCTTGGAACTGGTGGTAATACTCCAAGCATGTTTGTGGGCCTGAAACTCGATCTGCCAG ATGGACATGTCGGCGGGAAGCAGTATTTTCAGTGTCCTCCAGATCAGGGAAAGGTGGTGAAAATGTCCGACATACACGCGAAAATGAATCCCAGG ACTCGAAACTACTCTCGTGTTCGACCAATGACTTTTGATTCCTAA